From the Saccharobesus litoralis genome, one window contains:
- a CDS encoding anhydro-N-acetylmuramic acid kinase: MLAKRYIGIMSGTSADGIDVALCQIEQDNTHLTATLAQAFLADIRDKILTLCQSQHTSLLALGKLTQRLTLAYADAVNNLLKQENLTANDIIAIGCHGQTVYHQPNPPHAFSMQLLNPALLAAKTGIKVVHDFRSMDIALGGQGAPLVPLFHQSLKKQLQKSRDIQNQGDKPLVLLNIGGIANISIIEPQPLLGFDTGPGNVLMDGWAEKHYGVSFDKNGEIAAQGKVQSNLLKTLLNDDYFTLPPPKSTGREHFNLAWLEQIIANTGEQFAPQDVMATLCALSAHSISQSIRHLPHGRLLVFGGGSHNQTLLAQLNSQLANWSIELTEQVAIDGDFMEAMAFAWLAYRCVNQLPGNSPQVTGAAQAAICGSITLPPI; encoded by the coding sequence ATGCTTGCCAAACGGTATATTGGTATAATGTCAGGCACCAGTGCAGATGGTATTGACGTTGCTCTGTGTCAGATTGAACAAGATAATACGCATTTAACAGCAACCCTTGCTCAGGCTTTCTTAGCAGATATTCGCGATAAAATATTAACCCTGTGTCAATCACAACACACTTCACTGTTAGCTCTAGGTAAACTAACGCAGCGCTTAACCCTAGCTTATGCCGATGCGGTTAATAATTTACTTAAACAAGAAAACCTGACAGCCAATGATATTATTGCTATCGGTTGTCATGGCCAAACAGTTTACCATCAACCTAATCCCCCACATGCGTTTAGTATGCAGTTGTTGAACCCCGCTCTTTTAGCCGCTAAAACCGGTATAAAAGTGGTACATGATTTTCGCAGTATGGATATCGCCTTAGGCGGTCAAGGTGCACCACTCGTCCCTTTGTTTCATCAAAGCCTAAAAAAGCAATTGCAAAAAAGCCGAGACATACAAAACCAAGGCGATAAACCACTCGTTTTACTCAACATTGGCGGCATAGCCAATATTTCAATTATAGAGCCTCAACCCCTTTTGGGATTTGATACTGGTCCTGGCAATGTATTAATGGATGGCTGGGCAGAGAAACACTACGGGGTAAGCTTCGATAAAAACGGAGAGATTGCTGCGCAAGGTAAAGTCCAATCAAACTTATTAAAGACTTTGCTCAATGACGATTATTTCACCCTACCACCACCGAAAAGTACCGGCCGTGAACATTTTAATTTAGCTTGGCTAGAACAGATAATAGCCAATACGGGAGAGCAATTTGCTCCGCAAGACGTGATGGCTACATTATGTGCCCTATCCGCTCACAGTATTAGTCAAAGTATCCGCCATTTACCGCATGGCCGATTATTGGTGTTTGGTGGCGGCAGCCATAACCAAACTTTGCTAGCTCAATTAAATAGCCAATTAGCCAATTGGTCTATCGAACTGACTGAGCAAGTCGCTATTGATGGTGATTTTATGGAAGCCATGGCTTTTGCGTGGTTAGCATATCGCTGTGTTAATCAATTGCCCGGCAATAGCCCACAAGTCACAGGCGCGGCGCAAGCCGCGATATGTGGCTCTATTACCTTGCCGCCAATTTAG
- the panP gene encoding pyridoxal-dependent aspartate 1-decarboxylase PanP codes for MRAETNKQATANEESLLRIFTVPEAPDSTLGRIEQEISQNLNGFLSEHLVAKEHKLSEIEKDFSDAQLPEEPQFVSDHTSFLLDKLVAQSVHTSSPSFIGHMTSALPYFMLPMSKIMIALNQNLVKIETSKAFTPLERQVLGMMHNLVYGGASSFYQEYMHSEQFSLGAFCSGGTIANVTALWVARNNLFKPSGNFKGVAQSGLYKALLHYGYKGAAVLVSERGHYSLAKSADLLGIGREDVIAIPTDANNRVDIDKLRSTAKQLRDNGIAILAMVGVAGTTETGNIDPLAEMAAVASEVGCHFHVDAAWGGSTLFSHKYASLLAGIELADSVTIDAHKQMYVPMGAGIVLFKDPSLAGHIEHHAEYVLRKGSKDLGSHTLEGSRPGMAMLVFASMNILGRKGYQLLIDRSIEQARYFAELINQQDDFELVSHPELCLLTYRYVPAPLKAILRSGNQVLISQVNEYLDDLTKYVQKRQREAGKSFVSRTRINPSIYQGQSITVFRVVLANPLTTQQILQDVLQEQRELAQTSQIALPMLMKMLAQWQAA; via the coding sequence GTGAGAGCAGAAACCAACAAGCAAGCAACAGCGAATGAAGAGTCCTTGCTGCGTATTTTTACCGTGCCAGAGGCGCCTGATTCTACATTGGGGCGTATAGAGCAGGAAATTTCGCAAAATTTAAATGGCTTTCTTTCAGAGCATTTAGTGGCTAAAGAGCACAAACTGAGTGAAATTGAAAAAGATTTCTCTGATGCACAATTACCTGAAGAACCGCAGTTTGTTTCTGATCACACCAGTTTTTTGTTAGATAAATTGGTAGCTCAATCCGTTCACACCTCTTCTCCTAGCTTTATTGGACATATGACATCGGCGTTGCCCTATTTTATGTTACCAATGTCAAAAATTATGATTGCTCTCAATCAAAACCTAGTCAAAATTGAAACCTCAAAGGCGTTTACGCCGTTAGAGCGTCAAGTACTGGGTATGATGCACAATTTAGTTTATGGCGGTGCATCGAGTTTTTATCAAGAATATATGCACTCTGAACAGTTTTCACTGGGCGCATTCTGCTCGGGTGGAACAATAGCGAATGTAACTGCGTTATGGGTTGCTCGTAATAACTTGTTTAAGCCAAGTGGCAATTTTAAAGGTGTTGCCCAAAGTGGTTTATACAAAGCCTTATTGCATTATGGCTATAAGGGCGCTGCAGTTTTAGTGTCGGAGCGCGGTCATTATTCATTGGCTAAGTCAGCCGATTTACTCGGCATTGGCCGTGAAGATGTCATTGCAATTCCAACCGATGCTAATAACCGTGTCGATATTGATAAGTTACGCAGCACAGCAAAACAGTTGCGTGATAATGGTATTGCCATTTTAGCTATGGTTGGGGTTGCCGGTACCACAGAAACCGGTAATATTGATCCACTGGCTGAGATGGCTGCAGTCGCGAGTGAAGTTGGGTGTCATTTTCATGTCGACGCGGCTTGGGGTGGTTCCACCCTGTTTTCGCATAAATACGCTTCCTTACTGGCTGGCATTGAGTTGGCTGATTCTGTGACTATTGATGCCCATAAACAAATGTACGTGCCTATGGGTGCGGGCATTGTTTTGTTTAAAGATCCTTCCTTGGCAGGACATATCGAGCACCACGCAGAATATGTACTAAGAAAAGGTTCAAAAGATTTAGGTAGCCATACGTTAGAAGGTTCGCGTCCTGGTATGGCCATGTTGGTCTTCGCCAGTATGAATATTTTGGGCCGAAAAGGTTATCAATTGTTAATCGACCGAAGTATTGAGCAGGCACGTTACTTTGCGGAATTGATAAACCAACAAGACGATTTTGAGTTGGTCTCTCACCCTGAGTTATGTTTACTGACTTATCGTTATGTTCCTGCGCCACTTAAGGCGATTTTACGCAGTGGTAACCAAGTACTTATTAGTCAGGTTAATGAGTATCTTGATGACTTAACTAAGTATGTGCAAAAGCGCCAACGTGAAGCCGGAAAATCATTTGTTTCTCGAACTCGTATTAATCCGAGTATTTATCAAGGGCAATCGATTACGGTTTTTCGAGTCGTGTTGGCTAATCCACTAACAACGCAACAGATTTTACAAGATGTTTTGCAAGAGCAGCGAGAATTAGCGCAAACCAGTCAAATTGCCCTGCCAATGTTAATGAAAATGTTAGCGCAATGGCAAGCCGCTTAA
- a CDS encoding sulfatase-like hydrolase/transferase has product MMARLLQQLCIAGSILLTACSSQTSTSNESQNKATAKAAKPNFVFIFADDQSPKTIGAYGNPHIKTPTLDEIANNGVNFTNAHNMGSWTGAVCLASRTMLNSGLSVWQAKQQDQNYKNGQGLQQTWSKLMEKQGYDTYMTGKWHVHAPAHKIFNTAKTVRGGMPKDYWQHHKMVAAFKALANGTSQAKSAEELMPVGYNRPLNKNDDSWSPTDPKFGGFYQGGKHWSEVVKDEALGFINSAAQKDKPFFMYLAFNAPHDPRQAPQAYQDMYQAEQLPLPSNWQANYPEKDQIGNGPSLRDAALAPFPRTEYATQVHLKEYYALITHLDEQIGAIIKALKASGKFDNTYIVYTADHGLAVGEHGLFGKQNMYEHSIRSPYIIWGPGLEKGKVVDANIYLQDTMATALELAGATKPEHVYFNSILDLAKGKTNTSHYNGIYGAYRESQRMIKKGGYKLIVYPTANTIKLFDLQNDKDEKHNLFAKPQYRQKAKQLFNDLLDLQKEMQDELDISAMQSLL; this is encoded by the coding sequence ATGATGGCGCGTTTATTACAACAACTCTGCATTGCAGGCTCAATTCTACTAACAGCCTGCTCTTCACAAACATCAACTTCTAACGAGAGTCAAAACAAGGCCACAGCCAAAGCAGCCAAGCCTAACTTTGTGTTTATTTTTGCCGATGATCAGTCACCTAAAACAATTGGAGCCTACGGTAACCCACATATTAAAACACCGACCTTAGATGAAATCGCTAATAACGGCGTCAACTTTACCAATGCTCACAACATGGGGTCATGGACTGGTGCGGTTTGTTTAGCCTCGCGTACCATGCTGAACTCAGGGTTATCTGTTTGGCAAGCCAAGCAACAAGACCAAAACTACAAAAATGGTCAAGGCTTGCAACAAACTTGGTCCAAGCTCATGGAAAAACAGGGCTACGACACTTACATGACAGGTAAATGGCATGTTCACGCCCCAGCTCATAAAATTTTTAATACCGCAAAAACCGTACGCGGCGGAATGCCAAAAGATTATTGGCAACATCATAAAATGGTTGCTGCGTTTAAAGCATTGGCAAACGGCACCAGTCAAGCCAAATCAGCAGAAGAGCTAATGCCTGTCGGCTACAATCGACCACTAAACAAAAATGATGATTCTTGGTCTCCCACGGATCCGAAATTTGGCGGTTTTTATCAAGGTGGTAAACATTGGAGTGAAGTCGTTAAAGATGAAGCACTCGGTTTTATTAATAGCGCCGCGCAAAAAGATAAGCCGTTTTTTATGTATTTAGCATTCAATGCACCGCATGACCCACGCCAAGCCCCTCAAGCGTATCAAGATATGTATCAAGCTGAACAATTACCATTACCGAGTAATTGGCAAGCTAACTACCCAGAGAAAGACCAAATCGGCAATGGCCCGAGTCTACGCGATGCGGCGCTTGCGCCATTCCCCCGCACTGAATACGCAACTCAGGTGCATTTAAAGGAATACTACGCATTAATCACCCATTTGGATGAACAAATAGGAGCGATTATCAAAGCGTTAAAAGCATCAGGTAAGTTTGACAATACCTATATTGTTTATACCGCCGATCACGGTCTGGCTGTGGGTGAACATGGCTTATTTGGTAAACAAAATATGTACGAGCACTCAATCCGCTCACCTTACATTATTTGGGGGCCTGGGTTAGAAAAGGGCAAAGTGGTGGATGCCAACATTTATTTGCAAGATACCATGGCCACAGCACTAGAGTTAGCCGGTGCCACTAAACCCGAGCATGTATATTTCAATTCAATATTAGACTTAGCAAAAGGAAAAACCAACACCAGTCATTACAACGGTATCTACGGCGCCTATCGTGAAAGTCAGCGCATGATCAAAAAGGGTGGCTATAAGCTCATTGTTTATCCAACCGCAAACACCATCAAGTTGTTTGATTTACAAAATGATAAAGATGAAAAACACAACTTGTTTGCTAAGCCACAATATCGTCAAAAAGCCAAGCAGTTGTTCAATGATTTATTAGATTTACAAAAAGAAATGCAAGACGAACTCGATATTAGCGCCATGCAGTCTTTGCTGTAA
- a CDS encoding translation initiation factor has protein sequence MSDSNLVYSTGLGRIKQEKSAPQAQIFDDGFVRVRRETKGRKGKGVITITGVPLTGTELKTLAQKLKKKCGTGGSIKDGVIEIQGDKRDVIKAELEANGYKVKFSGG, from the coding sequence ATGAGTGATTCTAATTTAGTGTATTCGACTGGGTTAGGTCGAATTAAACAAGAAAAATCCGCACCACAAGCGCAAATTTTTGATGATGGTTTTGTTCGTGTCCGTCGAGAAACAAAAGGTAGAAAAGGTAAGGGTGTGATCACAATAACCGGCGTACCGCTTACGGGTACCGAATTAAAAACGTTAGCACAAAAACTAAAAAAGAAGTGTGGAACCGGAGGCTCAATTAAAGACGGCGTGATCGAAATTCAAGGTGACAAGCGAGATGTCATTAAAGCAGAATTGGAAGCGAATGGTTATAAAGTTAAATTCTCTGGTGGTTAA
- a CDS encoding YebG family protein, whose product MGVRALWQCDRDGKMFTSKKEADAYDKMLELAEVISEVIEQQVEGLSESQVENIGRLIAENKESFSNAFKGKVDELQQVGKSVNADETEDSNVTPINATN is encoded by the coding sequence ATGGGTGTAAGAGCTTTATGGCAATGCGACAGAGACGGCAAAATGTTTACCAGTAAAAAAGAAGCAGACGCTTACGATAAAATGCTAGAACTGGCCGAGGTTATTTCTGAAGTCATTGAACAGCAAGTTGAAGGCTTGTCTGAATCACAAGTTGAAAATATTGGTCGCTTAATTGCGGAAAATAAAGAATCGTTCAGTAACGCGTTTAAAGGTAAAGTTGACGAGTTACAGCAAGTTGGCAAAAGTGTTAATGCTGACGAGACTGAAGATTCAAACGTCACCCCGATTAACGCAACAAATTAG
- a CDS encoding DDE-type integrase/transposase/recombinase, giving the protein MKMKANKPPLEIRLQVLSAVDYAPGNSIRERIKSVATRTFVDKQTNVEYQFTWRTISTWHYRFKRNGVTTLDNKTRRDKNSYRKVQPNELAEGIHEVLPYLGRSKNGSVPKMALYRRLLSSGLFKRSQLSQTSFYRMVRNHGLLDSEQCQKLRQSFAMQFANELWQADTMYGPRVIDSDGHKRKTFLIAFIDDASRLITHAEFFYADNTVNMCDAFRTALFKRGKPERLYFDNGSNYTSKEILQACVRLDIHLSHAPIRDGAAKGKIERFFRRFRDQFLVDNPDITTLDELNDKSHDWVEVSYNSQFHSGIQMTPLDRFSLDLNRIQFMADDEFTEEVFFVEQDRKVSKTNVFSINKQQFECPVDLRGKTVQVRFNRSAQDKFIVYYQGQRMGQASHLDLHANAIRHLRGDV; this is encoded by the coding sequence ATGAAGATGAAAGCTAACAAGCCCCCATTAGAAATTAGACTGCAAGTGCTAAGCGCAGTTGATTATGCGCCTGGTAACAGTATTCGTGAGCGTATTAAGTCTGTTGCAACGCGCACCTTTGTTGATAAGCAAACCAATGTGGAGTATCAGTTTACTTGGCGCACCATTAGCACTTGGCATTATCGATTTAAGCGCAATGGTGTGACGACCTTGGATAATAAAACCCGCCGAGATAAGAACAGTTACCGTAAGGTGCAACCTAATGAGTTGGCCGAGGGTATTCATGAGGTATTGCCGTATTTAGGCCGCAGTAAAAATGGCTCTGTGCCTAAAATGGCGTTGTATCGACGCTTGTTAAGCTCGGGGTTATTTAAACGTTCGCAGCTGTCTCAAACTTCGTTTTACCGCATGGTTCGCAACCATGGCTTACTGGATAGTGAGCAGTGCCAGAAACTGCGTCAATCGTTCGCCATGCAGTTTGCTAATGAATTGTGGCAGGCTGATACCATGTACGGCCCTAGGGTTATCGATAGTGATGGCCATAAACGTAAAACCTTTTTAATCGCTTTCATTGATGATGCTTCAAGGTTAATTACCCATGCTGAGTTTTTCTATGCCGACAACACGGTCAATATGTGTGATGCCTTTCGCACCGCTTTGTTTAAGCGCGGCAAGCCCGAACGCTTATACTTTGATAATGGCAGTAATTACACCTCTAAAGAAATTCTACAAGCTTGTGTGCGCTTGGATATTCACCTGTCTCATGCCCCTATTCGCGATGGCGCGGCTAAAGGTAAAATTGAACGCTTTTTCCGGCGTTTCCGTGACCAGTTCTTAGTGGATAATCCTGATATTACCACCCTTGATGAACTGAATGATAAGTCCCATGATTGGGTAGAAGTCAGTTACAACAGTCAGTTTCACTCCGGTATTCAAATGACACCGCTCGATAGGTTTAGCCTCGATTTAAACCGCATTCAATTTATGGCCGATGATGAGTTTACAGAAGAAGTCTTCTTTGTGGAGCAAGACCGTAAAGTCAGTAAAACGAATGTTTTTTCCATCAACAAACAACAGTTTGAATGCCCAGTCGATTTACGCGGGAAAACAGTACAGGTTAGATTTAATCGTTCCGCTCAAGATAAGTTTATTGTCTATTATCAAGGCCAACGTATGGGGCAAGCCTCACACTTAGACTTACACGCCAATGCCATTAGACACTTGCGAGGTGATGTATGA
- a CDS encoding bifunctional diguanylate cyclase/phosphodiesterase, which yields MTLFRQLLMVIVLSFLANLIGVLWLQFESTRDYLTNQLESDLNNTSTSLSMALTPHLAEGDAVLVESTINAYFDGGYYSKIEVEILTTEQTVSKAIPVRINGVPSWFVDLIEINVPDVETTITDGWLQAGVLRIQGHPGFAYKQLWEAFVSMSSLLSMLSLVLIALASIGINLVLKPLARIRKKAQQIQERKFGEPLPLPQTKELRSVTKSINQMTVKLKEQFEEEARLHNKLKEQAFQDATTGFGNRAFFNRQLQAWLSDEPSGAVVFLELLGIDEINKKDGWTKRDDVIKSAANFIDGNFNDESGAVKCRLSAHEFALILDGLDNQQIEEQLNKLASHFQNTSYRENFYQERIFNMGAVHITAGASNGEVLSLADNAMQQARSENSGIYIAKQSQQQQTKMARMEIKDAIEKAIDASALGFTRQPVYGFKGADKPLHFEAYAKLNLEDMGAVNAGIFISVLEEFELGDQFDKKVIELVIEHLKAGSEQVYAVNLTASALKNDQFIDWMIDALKAIPQYTTQICFEFTEESVIYNREKIEAMCAQFADLGVQFGVDRVGRNFSSLSYLQSLHPNYVKIDHAYTQMALSSDNDAYFVGSLCTTIHNLDVDVIATRVENEEQLNILKEYHFDAYQGFIYKPEPFEIGKESN from the coding sequence ATGACTCTGTTTAGACAACTCCTTATGGTGATCGTACTTAGCTTTTTAGCTAACTTAATTGGCGTGCTTTGGCTGCAGTTTGAGTCAACACGCGATTATTTAACTAATCAGTTAGAGTCTGATTTAAATAATACTTCCACGTCCTTGAGTATGGCGTTGACTCCGCATTTGGCCGAAGGCGATGCTGTGCTGGTTGAATCGACTATTAATGCTTATTTTGACGGTGGCTATTATTCTAAAATCGAAGTGGAAATTTTGACGACTGAACAAACGGTTAGTAAAGCGATCCCTGTGCGTATTAATGGTGTGCCTAGCTGGTTTGTTGATTTAATTGAGATCAATGTGCCAGACGTTGAAACCACAATTACGGATGGCTGGTTACAGGCCGGTGTATTGCGTATACAAGGCCACCCAGGCTTTGCTTATAAGCAATTATGGGAAGCCTTTGTATCTATGTCGAGCTTGCTCAGCATGTTGTCTTTAGTACTGATTGCCTTGGCATCCATTGGTATTAACTTGGTATTGAAACCGTTAGCGCGGATCCGTAAAAAAGCCCAGCAGATCCAAGAGCGTAAATTTGGTGAGCCTTTACCTTTACCCCAAACCAAGGAGTTAAGGTCCGTCACTAAATCAATTAATCAAATGACGGTTAAACTAAAAGAGCAATTTGAAGAAGAAGCGCGTTTGCATAACAAATTAAAGGAACAAGCGTTTCAGGATGCGACGACTGGTTTTGGTAATCGCGCCTTTTTTAATCGTCAATTACAAGCTTGGTTAAGTGACGAGCCCAGTGGTGCTGTAGTTTTTCTTGAGTTGTTAGGTATTGACGAAATTAATAAAAAAGATGGCTGGACCAAACGTGATGATGTAATTAAAAGTGCCGCTAACTTTATTGACGGTAATTTTAATGACGAAAGTGGCGCGGTTAAGTGTCGTTTATCGGCTCATGAATTCGCGTTAATTTTAGATGGTTTAGACAATCAGCAAATTGAAGAGCAATTGAACAAGCTGGCGTCGCATTTTCAAAATACTAGCTATCGCGAAAACTTTTACCAAGAGCGTATTTTCAACATGGGGGCTGTGCATATCACTGCCGGTGCTAGCAATGGTGAAGTCTTGTCGTTGGCTGATAATGCCATGCAACAGGCCCGCAGTGAAAATAGCGGTATTTACATCGCCAAGCAAAGTCAGCAGCAACAAACTAAAATGGCCAGAATGGAAATTAAAGATGCCATTGAAAAAGCCATTGATGCCTCAGCTTTAGGTTTTACCCGCCAACCCGTATACGGTTTCAAAGGGGCTGACAAGCCGTTGCACTTTGAAGCTTACGCCAAGTTGAATTTAGAAGATATGGGCGCGGTGAATGCAGGGATCTTTATTTCTGTACTTGAAGAGTTTGAGTTAGGTGATCAATTTGATAAGAAGGTTATTGAACTGGTTATTGAGCATTTAAAAGCGGGCTCAGAGCAAGTCTATGCGGTTAACCTTACGGCGTCGGCGTTAAAGAATGACCAGTTTATTGATTGGATGATCGACGCGTTGAAAGCGATACCACAATATACGACTCAAATCTGTTTTGAATTTACAGAAGAAAGCGTTATTTATAACAGAGAAAAAATAGAAGCCATGTGTGCCCAGTTTGCCGATTTAGGCGTACAGTTTGGCGTTGACCGTGTAGGCCGCAATTTCTCATCACTTTCCTACTTGCAGAGCTTGCATCCAAATTATGTAAAAATTGATCATGCTTATACACAAATGGCGTTAAGCAGTGATAACGATGCTTACTTTGTTGGCTCGCTATGTACCACCATCCATAACTTAGATGTCGATGTGATCGCGACCCGTGTTGAAAACGAAGAACAGCTCAATATATTAAAAGAATACCATTTTGATGCTTACCAAGGCTTTATTTATAAGCCTGAACCATTTGAAATCGGTAAAGAATCAAATTAA
- a CDS encoding methyl-accepting chemotaxis protein, whose translation MAWFGNLKIFHKISLIIILTIAAFAAIIVINASSQKLTQQDLAFLESKVYPIVQLATVNEVLLEKADDLFTQSVSFGDEELKAQAVAALAKLKSNLQRVQSLDSKNAAVIRKHLSLVTDYQTQSLEIVDGMLAETIDFSALPAKTRTKSETLEKTQEGLKQYKQSIDQLLKETIEQARSSGENALQSTIFFGVVMIVIVALIAIYVARSISTTVSELRDSLAELASGKGELSHRLQVRNKDELGQLATNFNRFIDTLSQSISDVMGVSHPLLDTSTRLISNTEQARTLTSQQAANAAQTQQSMTELNQSIEGISESAGLANSAANEAEVEANNGLTVVEATIENSKKLNEQIDTTSKSIHRLAQDTDSVSSILDVINAIAEQTNLLALNAAIEAARAGEQGRGFAVVADEVRTLASRTGDATTEIRDLLDKLRNAASESVTMMGQAETLSSSNEEFAIKTGSALEQIKGSVENISMMNNQIATATEEQSVVANHVVDIINTMSETEQQIQGTFSSLEEVSHQLHQASDDLMEATSQFKL comes from the coding sequence ATGGCTTGGTTCGGTAATCTTAAGATATTTCATAAAATATCTTTGATTATTATTTTAACGATAGCAGCGTTTGCTGCCATTATCGTGATTAACGCGTCTTCGCAAAAGCTCACACAACAAGATCTTGCGTTTTTAGAAAGCAAGGTATACCCGATTGTGCAATTGGCAACGGTCAATGAAGTATTACTTGAAAAGGCTGATGATTTATTTACTCAATCAGTGTCTTTTGGAGACGAAGAGTTAAAAGCCCAAGCGGTAGCGGCACTTGCTAAACTAAAAAGTAATTTACAGCGTGTGCAAAGCCTCGACAGTAAGAATGCTGCCGTAATTCGTAAACATCTTAGCCTAGTAACAGATTACCAAACACAATCGTTAGAGATTGTTGATGGTATGCTAGCTGAAACTATAGACTTTTCCGCATTGCCAGCTAAAACCCGTACTAAATCTGAAACGTTAGAAAAAACCCAAGAAGGTTTAAAACAATATAAACAATCGATAGACCAATTACTTAAAGAGACGATTGAGCAAGCCAGAAGTAGTGGTGAAAATGCGCTGCAATCGACAATTTTCTTTGGCGTAGTAATGATTGTTATAGTGGCTTTAATTGCCATTTATGTAGCCCGTTCTATTAGTACAACTGTATCAGAATTGCGTGATTCTCTTGCTGAATTAGCCAGTGGTAAAGGTGAGCTAAGCCATCGATTACAAGTTAGGAATAAAGATGAGTTAGGGCAGTTAGCCACTAACTTTAATCGATTTATTGATACATTAAGCCAATCTATTTCTGATGTGATGGGCGTTTCTCACCCCTTGCTTGATACGTCTACCCGCTTAATTTCTAATACGGAACAAGCTCGCACTTTGACTTCGCAACAAGCTGCAAACGCTGCGCAAACTCAACAATCTATGACTGAGCTTAATCAATCGATTGAAGGGATTAGTGAGTCAGCAGGGCTGGCTAACTCAGCGGCTAATGAAGCTGAGGTGGAAGCGAATAATGGCTTAACTGTGGTGGAAGCCACAATAGAAAACTCGAAAAAACTCAATGAGCAAATAGACACTACATCCAAGTCGATCCACAGATTAGCACAGGATACAGATAGTGTAAGTTCGATCCTTGATGTGATTAACGCTATTGCGGAACAAACCAATTTATTGGCACTTAATGCGGCAATTGAGGCGGCTCGCGCCGGTGAGCAAGGCCGAGGTTTCGCTGTGGTTGCTGATGAAGTAAGAACATTAGCATCGCGCACAGGTGATGCCACCACAGAGATCCGTGATTTGTTAGATAAGCTGCGCAATGCAGCAAGTGAAAGTGTGACAATGATGGGGCAAGCGGAAACCTTGTCGTCAAGCAACGAAGAGTTTGCGATTAAAACCGGTTCGGCACTTGAACAAATTAAAGGCAGTGTGGAAAATATTTCAATGATGAATAACCAAATTGCCACTGCGACAGAAGAGCAAAGTGTAGTTGCCAACCATGTGGTTGATATTATTAATACAATGTCGGAAACCGAACAGCAAATTCAAGGCACATTTAGTTCACTGGAAGAAGTGTCGCATCAATTGCATCAAGCTTCAGACGACTTAATGGAAGCCACTAGCCAATTTAAGCTCTAG
- a CDS encoding transglutaminase-like cysteine peptidase — MYSKFRIVAITSIIVCSVSVFYAYAKPKLNLNKLLQYVGVKYDNTAQKRVKAWRNIVDTSQGLTDKQKLEKVNRFFNLFDFVNDIDHWGKEDYWATPIEFIGTKAGDCEDFSVAKYFTLLELGVPIEKLRLTYVKAVKLNQFHMVLAYYPKPKSIPMILDNIDGKIKPAHKRKDLIPIFSFNGQKLWLNKQKGKGQVVGGSERIDNWDNLSKRYQLDEFME, encoded by the coding sequence ATGTATAGCAAGTTCAGGATAGTCGCTATCACCAGCATTATCGTTTGCTCTGTTTCTGTGTTTTATGCCTATGCCAAACCCAAACTTAATCTCAATAAACTTTTACAATACGTTGGTGTTAAGTACGACAATACCGCGCAAAAGCGGGTTAAAGCTTGGCGTAATATAGTCGATACCAGTCAAGGATTAACTGACAAACAAAAGTTGGAAAAAGTGAATCGTTTTTTTAACTTATTTGATTTTGTCAATGATATTGACCACTGGGGTAAAGAAGATTATTGGGCAACGCCGATAGAATTTATCGGTACGAAAGCCGGAGACTGTGAGGACTTTTCGGTTGCTAAGTATTTCACCTTGTTAGAGCTAGGTGTGCCAATTGAAAAGCTGCGTTTAACGTATGTTAAAGCCGTTAAATTAAATCAGTTTCATATGGTACTAGCGTATTACCCGAAACCGAAATCCATTCCTATGATATTGGATAATATCGACGGCAAAATTAAACCCGCACATAAGCGTAAAGATTTAATCCCTATTTTCTCGTTTAATGGTCAAAAGCTTTGGCTCAATAAACAAAAAGGTAAAGGTCAGGTTGTTGGTGGCTCAGAGCGGATCGACAACTGGGACAATCTAAGTAAACGCTATCAACTTGACGAATTTATGGAATAG